One part of the Methylobacterium terrae genome encodes these proteins:
- a CDS encoding ABC transporter ATP-binding protein — MPRSRETPLLDVSGLTAAYGRAQVLFGVTLRLRPGEVVALMGRNGAGKSTTLKAVMGVLPPTGGTVWFEGQAVTGWEPFRVARRGLGYVPEDRRIFTDLTVMENLEVGRKVPADGRAAWTPDKLFSIFPNLAEMRTRRAAAMSGGEQQMLTIARTLMGNPHAVLLDEPSEGLAPVIVEQMADAVLRMKREGIAVLLSEQNLSFAGAVSDRAYVIEKGAIHFEGTMAALEADEAVREAYLTV; from the coding sequence ATGCCGAGATCCCGCGAGACCCCCCTCCTCGACGTGTCGGGCCTCACCGCCGCCTACGGCCGCGCCCAGGTGCTGTTCGGCGTCACCCTGCGGCTTCGGCCCGGCGAGGTCGTGGCGCTGATGGGCCGCAACGGCGCCGGCAAGTCGACGACGCTGAAGGCCGTCATGGGCGTGCTGCCGCCGACCGGCGGCACGGTCTGGTTCGAGGGCCAGGCGGTCACCGGCTGGGAGCCGTTCCGCGTCGCCCGCCGCGGCCTCGGCTACGTGCCGGAGGACCGGCGCATCTTCACCGACCTGACCGTGATGGAGAACCTGGAGGTCGGCCGCAAGGTGCCGGCCGACGGGCGCGCGGCCTGGACGCCGGACAAGCTGTTCTCGATCTTCCCCAACCTCGCCGAGATGCGCACCCGCCGCGCCGCCGCGATGTCGGGCGGCGAGCAGCAGATGCTCACCATCGCCCGCACGCTGATGGGCAACCCCCACGCGGTGCTCCTCGACGAGCCCTCGGAGGGCCTCGCCCCCGTCATCGTCGAGCAGATGGCCGACGCGGTCCTGCGGATGAAGCGCGAGGGCATCGCGGTCCTGCTCTCCGAACAGAACCTCAGCTTCGCCGGCGCGGTCTCGGACCGGGCCTACGTGATCGAGAAGGGCGCGATCCACTTCGAGGGCACGATGGCGGCGCTGGAGGCGGACGAGGCGGTGCGGGAGGCGTACCTGACGGTGTGA
- a CDS encoding hydantoinase B/oxoprolinase family protein produces MSQLDALTLAVIQAGLQQVCNEMDIAFSRSAFSPVIAEADDRSDGIYDRDTGALISQGEFGLPVFVGTMQYSTGELIRLIREGRVGAPEPGDIYIVNDPYLGGTHLMDVRFVKPVFVEGALFCWLQNTGHWPDIGGMVPGGFSAHATEVEQEGLRLPPVKLFKRGTMDPEIVAIISSNIRVADQRIGDIKAQAAALMVGESRLADLLAKVGRETLDAAIREIRARSAERMRAEIRQIPDGTYTSEAFVDSDGVVNEPLRIALTMTKAGDGLTFDFSDSSPPCRGPMNSVVATTYSSVYLAVKHVFPDVPINAGTFEPLTIHRPEGTFLDARYPRPVSGCAAEVSQRIAEAVFLALVQAIPEKVTAAPAGTSGNFALGGFDPGKNTPYVMYQITGGGYGGNAGHDGLSNGCSTIGISKTAPVEVMEQYYPVLFRRFALREGSGGAGAHRGGFGVHYEVELLRGEARASFVMDHGRFGPPGVLGGGDGAPNVVRIHRDGETVTPLHLSKDQNIAIRAGDRVEVMTPGGGGYGAPGERDPALVARDLRRGYYRADEADTLWGKETLRGDESLGGTQP; encoded by the coding sequence ATGAGCCAGCTCGACGCCCTCACCCTCGCGGTGATCCAGGCCGGGTTGCAGCAGGTCTGCAACGAGATGGACATCGCCTTCTCGCGCTCGGCCTTCTCGCCGGTGATCGCCGAGGCCGACGACCGCTCGGACGGCATCTACGACCGCGACACCGGCGCGCTGATCTCGCAGGGCGAGTTCGGCCTGCCGGTCTTCGTCGGCACGATGCAGTACTCGACGGGCGAGCTGATCCGGCTGATCCGCGAGGGTCGGGTCGGGGCACCGGAGCCCGGCGACATCTACATCGTCAACGACCCCTATCTCGGCGGCACGCACCTGATGGACGTGCGCTTCGTCAAGCCCGTCTTCGTCGAGGGCGCGCTGTTCTGCTGGCTGCAGAATACCGGCCACTGGCCCGATATCGGCGGCATGGTGCCGGGCGGCTTCTCGGCCCACGCGACGGAAGTCGAGCAGGAGGGATTGCGCCTGCCGCCGGTCAAGCTGTTCAAGCGCGGCACGATGGATCCGGAGATCGTCGCGATCATCTCCTCGAACATCCGCGTCGCCGACCAGCGCATCGGCGACATCAAGGCGCAGGCCGCCGCCCTGATGGTCGGCGAGAGCCGGCTCGCCGACCTCCTGGCGAAGGTCGGCCGCGAGACCCTGGACGCCGCGATCCGGGAAATCCGCGCCCGCTCGGCCGAGCGGATGCGGGCCGAGATCCGCCAGATCCCGGACGGCACCTACACCTCGGAGGCCTTCGTCGATTCCGACGGAGTCGTGAACGAGCCCCTGCGCATCGCCCTGACGATGACCAAGGCCGGCGACGGGCTGACCTTCGACTTCTCGGACTCCTCGCCGCCCTGCCGCGGCCCGATGAACTCGGTCGTGGCGACGACCTATTCCTCGGTCTACCTCGCCGTGAAGCACGTCTTCCCGGACGTGCCGATCAATGCCGGCACCTTCGAGCCGCTGACGATCCACAGGCCCGAGGGCACCTTCCTCGACGCGCGCTATCCGCGGCCGGTCTCGGGCTGCGCGGCCGAGGTGAGCCAGCGCATCGCCGAGGCCGTGTTCCTCGCCCTCGTCCAGGCGATCCCCGAGAAGGTGACGGCGGCGCCCGCCGGCACCTCGGGCAACTTCGCGCTCGGCGGCTTCGACCCGGGCAAGAACACGCCTTACGTGATGTACCAGATCACCGGGGGCGGCTACGGCGGCAATGCCGGGCATGACGGGCTGTCGAACGGCTGCTCGACCATCGGCATCTCGAAGACCGCGCCGGTCGAGGTGATGGAGCAGTATTATCCCGTCCTCTTCCGCCGCTTCGCCCTGCGCGAGGGATCGGGCGGCGCCGGCGCCCATCGCGGCGGATTCGGCGTCCACTACGAGGTCGAGCTGCTGCGCGGCGAGGCCCGGGCGTCGTTCGTGATGGATCACGGCCGGTTCGGCCCGCCGGGCGTGCTGGGCGGGGGCGACGGGGCCCCGAACGTGGTGCGCATCCACCGCGACGGGGAGACGGTCACGCCGCTGCACCTGTCGAAGGACCAGAACATCGCGATCCGGGCCGGCGACCGGGTCGAGGTGATGACGCCGGGCGGCGGCGGCTACGGCGCGCCGGGCGAGCGCGACCCCGCCCTCGTCGCCCGCGACCTGCGCCGGGGCTACTACCGGGCGGACGAGGCCGACACCTTGTGGGGCAAGGAAACCTTGCGGGGCGACGAATCCCTCGGGGGGACCCAGCCATGA
- a CDS encoding hydantoinase/oxoprolinase family protein encodes MRRVAGIDVGGTFTDLLLTEADRSGVRVRLAKVPTTIRNQAEGVIAAIRAAEVTPADLDLVIHGTTATTNAVLERKTAKVGLITTEGFRDVLELGRRTRPKPYGLFGTFEPLIPREWRREVPERVMADGAVRTPLDETAVAEAVRDLLAEGCEALVIHFLHAYANPEHELRAGAIARAIWPNPYVTLGHALLSEFREYERGTTASVNAAVQPILDRYVRRLQDELRAKGFARDLLVMNGNGGTVPAGLVVEAAAKTVMSGPASGVMAAAATLAQSGLTNAITYDMGGTSTDVALIAGGVPEVSAELTIDYGLPIHLPMVDVHTVGAGGGSIASVDRAGMLRVGPESAGSEPGPIGYGRGGTRPTITDANLVLGRLDPGRLTAVRAGVSLDAIREAFARDLAGPLGMSVEEAAEAVIRLGNVHMTGAIRMVSLSRGYDPRDFVLFAFGGAGPLHAVALARELGIPEVLVPARPGLTNALGCLVADLRQDRVRTLNRPLDGLDMADLRTVLEEQAADALAMVAEEQAEIEETTVTYGADMQFRGQTHLIRVALPSPEIDRATLQELFEAAYFRRFQVRLPEIRAVLVNLVTSVIGRRKPFPLAALIDARGRTDLAGARLGTRPVYAGGAWHEAAIYAREALPLGAEIPGPAVIQQLDATTVIEPGAAARVDAIGNLRIRV; translated from the coding sequence GTGAGACGCGTGGCAGGCATCGATGTCGGCGGCACCTTCACCGACCTTCTCCTGACGGAGGCGGATCGATCGGGCGTGCGGGTGCGCCTCGCCAAGGTGCCGACGACGATCCGCAACCAGGCCGAGGGCGTGATCGCGGCGATCCGGGCCGCCGAGGTGACCCCGGCCGACCTCGACCTCGTCATCCACGGCACCACCGCCACCACGAACGCGGTGCTGGAGCGCAAGACCGCGAAGGTCGGGCTGATCACCACCGAAGGGTTCCGCGACGTCCTCGAGCTCGGGCGCCGCACCCGGCCCAAGCCCTACGGGCTGTTTGGCACCTTCGAGCCGCTGATCCCGCGCGAGTGGCGCCGCGAGGTGCCCGAGCGCGTCATGGCCGACGGCGCGGTCCGCACCCCCCTCGACGAGACGGCGGTCGCCGAGGCCGTGCGCGACCTGCTGGCCGAGGGCTGCGAGGCCCTGGTGATCCACTTCCTGCACGCCTACGCCAACCCGGAGCACGAGCTGCGCGCCGGGGCCATCGCCCGCGCGATCTGGCCGAACCCCTACGTCACCCTCGGCCACGCGCTCCTGTCGGAGTTCCGCGAGTACGAGCGCGGCACCACCGCGTCGGTCAACGCCGCGGTGCAGCCGATCCTCGACCGCTACGTCCGCCGTCTCCAGGACGAGCTGCGGGCGAAGGGATTTGCCCGCGACCTCCTGGTGATGAACGGCAACGGCGGCACCGTGCCGGCGGGCCTCGTGGTCGAGGCGGCGGCGAAGACCGTGATGTCGGGCCCGGCCTCGGGCGTGATGGCCGCCGCCGCGACCCTCGCCCAGTCGGGGCTGACGAACGCCATCACCTACGACATGGGCGGCACCTCGACCGACGTGGCGCTGATCGCCGGCGGCGTGCCGGAGGTCTCTGCGGAACTCACCATCGATTACGGGCTGCCGATCCACCTGCCGATGGTCGACGTCCACACGGTCGGGGCCGGCGGCGGCTCGATCGCCTCCGTCGACCGCGCCGGGATGCTCCGGGTCGGGCCCGAGAGCGCCGGCTCCGAGCCGGGCCCGATCGGCTACGGCCGCGGCGGCACCCGGCCGACCATCACCGACGCGAACCTCGTCCTCGGGCGGCTCGATCCGGGCCGGCTCACCGCCGTGCGGGCGGGCGTGTCCCTCGACGCGATCCGCGAGGCCTTCGCCCGCGACCTCGCCGGCCCGCTCGGCATGAGCGTCGAGGAGGCCGCCGAGGCGGTGATCCGGCTCGGCAACGTCCACATGACAGGGGCGATCCGCATGGTGTCCCTGTCGCGCGGCTACGACCCGCGCGACTTCGTGCTCTTCGCCTTCGGGGGCGCCGGCCCGCTCCACGCCGTGGCGCTCGCCCGCGAGCTCGGCATCCCGGAGGTGCTGGTGCCGGCGCGCCCCGGGCTCACCAACGCCCTCGGCTGCCTCGTCGCCGACCTGCGCCAGGACCGCGTGCGTACCCTCAACCGGCCGCTCGACGGGCTCGACATGGCGGATCTGCGCACCGTGCTCGAGGAGCAGGCGGCGGACGCGCTGGCGATGGTGGCCGAGGAGCAGGCGGAGATCGAGGAGACCACGGTCACCTACGGGGCCGACATGCAGTTCCGCGGCCAGACCCACCTGATCCGCGTCGCCCTGCCCTCCCCGGAGATCGACCGCGCGACGCTGCAGGAATTGTTCGAGGCGGCCTATTTCCGCCGCTTCCAGGTCCGGCTGCCGGAGATCCGGGCGGTGCTCGTCAACCTCGTCACCTCGGTGATCGGCCGGCGCAAGCCCTTCCCGCTCGCCGCGCTCATCGATGCGCGCGGGCGCACCGACCTCGCCGGCGCCCGCCTCGGCACGAGGCCGGTCTACGCGGGAGGCGCCTGGCACGAGGCGGCGATCTACGCCCGCGAGGCCCTGCCGCTCGGGGCCGAGATCCCCGGCCCCGCGGTGATCCAGCAGCTGGATGCCACCACGGTGATCGAGCCCGGCGCCGCGGCCCGGGTCGACGCCATCGGCAACTTGAGGATTCGCGTATGA
- a CDS encoding amino acid synthesis family protein has protein sequence MIEVRKIVVTVEEVRHDGGPALGAPVLKGSVACVLKNPFAGRYEAEITPMMDALKPLGVECARKLLDALGGDPGRIEAYGKGSLVGASGELEHGALWHVPGGYAMRELLGQALAIVPSMTKVGPMGATLDVPIHHKDAAYVRSHFDGITVAVADAPRADEILFALAMTTGGRPHARVGGLAKDAIAKWDGQR, from the coding sequence ATGATCGAGGTCCGCAAGATCGTCGTCACCGTCGAGGAGGTCCGCCACGACGGCGGTCCCGCGCTCGGCGCCCCCGTCCTCAAGGGCTCGGTCGCCTGCGTGCTGAAGAACCCCTTCGCCGGGCGCTACGAGGCCGAGATCACCCCGATGATGGACGCGCTGAAGCCGCTCGGCGTCGAGTGCGCCCGCAAGCTCCTCGACGCGCTCGGCGGCGATCCCGGCCGGATCGAGGCCTACGGCAAGGGCTCGCTGGTGGGAGCCTCCGGCGAACTGGAGCACGGCGCGCTGTGGCACGTGCCCGGCGGCTACGCGATGCGCGAACTCCTCGGCCAGGCGCTCGCCATCGTGCCGTCGATGACCAAGGTCGGACCGATGGGCGCTACCCTCGACGTGCCGATCCACCACAAGGACGCGGCCTATGTCCGCTCGCATTTCGACGGGATCACCGTGGCGGTGGCGGATGCTCCCCGCGCCGACGAGATCCTGTTCGCTCTGGCGATGACCACCGGCGGCCGGCCGCATGCCCGGGTCGGGGGGCTCGCCAAGGACGCGATCGCCAAGTGGGACGGGCAGCGGTGA
- a CDS encoding MarR family winged helix-turn-helix transcriptional regulator — protein sequence MNAPHAKPAPLPDPDPEADAEAFRTYRVEDQIGYLIRRAHQRASAIFEGVMRDFSVTPVQFAVMCKLHDLGATSQNQVGRLVGVDPATMFGVARRLAARGFVRTTADAADARLVLLALTDEGFRVIEAMKGRGPEVTARTLAPLSPAEADELVRLIARLG from the coding sequence ATGAACGCACCGCACGCGAAGCCTGCGCCCCTGCCCGACCCCGACCCGGAGGCCGACGCCGAGGCGTTCCGCACCTACCGGGTCGAGGATCAGATCGGCTACCTGATCCGGCGGGCGCACCAGCGCGCCTCCGCGATCTTCGAGGGGGTGATGCGGGATTTCTCCGTCACGCCGGTGCAGTTCGCCGTCATGTGCAAGCTCCACGACCTCGGGGCAACCTCGCAGAACCAGGTCGGGCGCCTCGTCGGGGTCGATCCGGCGACGATGTTCGGCGTCGCCCGCCGGCTCGCCGCCCGCGGCTTCGTGAGGACGACCGCGGACGCGGCCGATGCCCGGCTCGTGCTGCTGGCGCTGACCGACGAGGGGTTCCGGGTGATCGAGGCGATGAAGGGCCGTGGGCCCGAGGTGACCGCCCGCACGCTCGCGCCCCTCTCGCCAGCGGAGGCCGACGAGCTGGTCCGCCTCATCGCCCGGCTCGGCTGA
- a CDS encoding 6-hydroxynicotinate reductase translates to MSAESLSTEARSKKFGAQEADGIVRCDACPVLCRIRPGRSGACSRYANADGHLVRTDPVVLLHDAAEAGARLVPFGAAEWDGRVLDPSRTFVTGIGAGTTYPDYKPAPFIVASEHEGVETVTVVTEGIFSYCGVKVKIDTDRHLGPERAAIRVNGEEVGHVTTAEYGSQMLSVGGVRHLTGGSKKEGNVTCEMLLRLCSGDPVTMTIDDGHEVVVQAGRAPIVDGIPERRMRVGCGSATVGIFARQWLGHADEVIVVDDHITGVLTEHQAGKVLGMRPAGIRVKGRRSTPGRYFQVANPGIGWGGTDIADPLGIIQAIDPATAWPGLRLLMTSTTGEHALWLVLDDDLRPVPAEMPAPVRQVVERIGENCEPSLCTVLFMAGAGGSLRAGVTENPVLLTRSVASGETTVTMGGAPVTVWPGGGITVMADVTRLPKNAFGSVPTPAIVAPIEFTLPRDLYARLGGHAGDVVAMTDVLREVGPAARIDAWNPDHPWPAGEVA, encoded by the coding sequence ATGAGCGCCGAGAGCCTGAGCACGGAAGCGCGCTCCAAGAAGTTCGGCGCGCAGGAGGCCGACGGCATCGTGCGCTGCGATGCCTGCCCGGTCCTGTGCCGGATCCGGCCCGGCCGCTCCGGCGCCTGCTCGCGCTACGCCAACGCGGACGGCCACCTGGTGCGCACCGACCCCGTCGTGCTGCTGCACGACGCGGCGGAAGCGGGCGCGAGGCTGGTGCCGTTCGGCGCCGCGGAGTGGGACGGGCGGGTGCTCGATCCCTCGCGCACCTTCGTCACCGGCATCGGCGCCGGCACGACCTACCCGGACTACAAGCCCGCCCCCTTCATCGTGGCGAGCGAGCACGAGGGGGTCGAGACGGTCACCGTCGTGACCGAGGGCATCTTCAGCTATTGCGGCGTGAAGGTGAAGATCGACACCGACCGCCATCTCGGCCCCGAGCGGGCGGCGATCCGGGTCAACGGCGAGGAGGTCGGCCACGTCACCACGGCCGAGTACGGCTCGCAGATGCTCTCGGTCGGCGGCGTGCGCCACCTGACCGGCGGATCGAAGAAGGAGGGCAACGTCACCTGCGAGATGCTGCTCCGCCTCTGCTCGGGCGACCCCGTCACGATGACGATCGACGACGGCCACGAGGTCGTGGTCCAGGCCGGCCGCGCGCCGATCGTCGACGGCATCCCCGAGCGGCGGATGCGCGTCGGCTGCGGTTCGGCGACGGTCGGCATCTTCGCCCGCCAGTGGCTCGGGCACGCCGACGAGGTGATCGTCGTCGACGACCACATCACCGGCGTGCTGACCGAGCACCAGGCCGGCAAGGTGCTGGGCATGCGCCCGGCCGGCATCCGGGTGAAGGGCCGGCGCTCGACCCCGGGGCGCTACTTCCAGGTCGCCAATCCCGGGATCGGCTGGGGCGGCACCGACATCGCCGACCCGCTCGGCATCATCCAGGCGATCGACCCCGCCACCGCCTGGCCGGGCCTGCGCCTCCTCATGACCTCGACCACCGGCGAGCACGCGCTCTGGCTCGTCCTCGACGACGACCTCAGGCCCGTGCCGGCCGAGATGCCGGCGCCCGTCCGGCAGGTGGTCGAACGCATCGGCGAGAATTGCGAGCCCTCGCTCTGCACCGTGCTGTTCATGGCCGGCGCCGGCGGCTCCCTGCGGGCCGGCGTCACCGAGAACCCGGTGCTGCTCACCCGCTCGGTCGCCTCCGGCGAGACGACGGTGACGATGGGCGGCGCACCGGTCACCGTCTGGCCCGGCGGCGGCATCACGGTGATGGCCGACGTGACGCGGCTGCCGAAGAACGCCTTCGGGTCGGTGCCGACCCCGGCGATCGTGGCGCCGATCGAGTTCACCCTGCCGCGCGACCTCTATGCCCGCCTGGGGGGACATGCCGGCGACGTCGTCGCGATGACGGACGTCCTGCGCGAGGTCGGACCGGCCGCGCGAATCGATGCCTGGAATCCGGACCATCCCTGGCCGGCGGGGGAGGTTGCATGA
- a CDS encoding UPF0280 family protein has protein sequence MDRPAHQVLADGRLHLQHGPIDLVLRAYGAGSAVAEAHAAAIDRFATILGELVGELPELRRPVSERPRVDGAIARRMVAACRPHKEFLTPMAAVAGAVADEILAAMREAAPLDKAFVNDGGDIAVHLTEGETLAVGVAADFSRGPVPALNGRVTLRHGDGIGGVATSGRQGRSFSLGLADSVTVLARDAAAADAAATLIANAVDLPGHPGVGRAPATDLDPDSDLGSRLVTVAVPALSAEEIAAALEAGRRRAAGLRAAGLIRAAALMLQGRSVILEEPGILEASILEASIHEHGREIRP, from the coding sequence GTGGACCGCCCGGCGCATCAGGTCCTGGCTGACGGCCGGCTGCACCTGCAGCACGGTCCGATCGACCTCGTGCTGCGCGCCTACGGCGCCGGAAGCGCCGTGGCGGAGGCGCACGCGGCCGCCATCGACCGCTTCGCCACGATCCTGGGCGAGCTCGTCGGCGAGCTTCCGGAGTTGCGACGGCCGGTGAGCGAACGCCCCCGGGTCGACGGTGCCATCGCCCGCCGGATGGTCGCGGCGTGCCGGCCGCACAAGGAGTTCCTCACCCCGATGGCCGCGGTGGCGGGCGCGGTGGCGGACGAGATCCTGGCGGCGATGCGCGAGGCCGCTCCCCTCGACAAGGCCTTCGTCAACGACGGCGGCGACATCGCCGTGCATCTGACCGAGGGCGAGACCCTGGCGGTCGGGGTGGCGGCGGATTTCTCCCGCGGCCCGGTGCCGGCGCTGAACGGCCGGGTGACCCTGCGCCACGGCGACGGGATCGGCGGCGTCGCCACGTCCGGGCGGCAGGGTCGCTCGTTCTCCCTCGGGCTCGCCGATTCCGTGACGGTGCTCGCCCGCGACGCCGCCGCGGCCGACGCCGCCGCGACGCTGATCGCCAACGCGGTCGACCTGCCCGGTCATCCGGGCGTGGGGCGCGCGCCCGCGACCGACCTCGACCCCGATTCCGACCTGGGATCCCGCCTCGTCACCGTCGCGGTGCCGGCGCTCTCCGCCGAGGAGATCGCCGCCGCCCTCGAGGCCGGGCGGAGGCGGGCGGCGGGATTGCGCGCGGCCGGCCTGATCCGCGCCGCCGCCCTGATGCTCCAGGGCCGGTCCGTCATCCTCGAAGAGCCAGGCATCCTCGAAGCGAGCATCCTCGAAGCGAGCATTCACGAACACGGAAGGGAGATCCGCCCATGA